CAATCAACCCCGCTTCACTTGGCGGCTTTTGCTGGCAAGGGTGAGTTGATCGAAGCTCTCTTAGCCAGCGGGGCGGATGTTGAAGCCGTAGATGGTCAGGGCCGTACGGCATTGCTTGTGTCCGAAGAGTACGAGGCGTTCGAGGTATTGATTGGTGCGAAGGCCAACCTCAAAGCCCGGGATGTCGATGGCAATTCTGTGCTCCACCACCACTGGCGTGAGGAGACAGCGGCGTTATTGATCGAAGCCGGAGCCGATGTGTTGGCCAAAAACGGCTGGGGCGAGCTACCGGGGGACGGTTTTGAACATCCCTCACGCGGTCTTATTCGCACAGCGCAGAAGAAAGCTCAGCTGGAAAATATCGCCAAGCAGAACAGGATCGATGAAGACCTGGCCACGCCAGAACAAGCTCTAGCCGCACGCCAAGCACGCTACGGCAGGGCAATGTAGCCTTCTTTTATCCCCAATTATCCCGGACAAGATATTCTATCCGCTATCGCGACATCGCCTGTCTGCCCTGCGATGTGGCTCTTATCTCCAAGGTTGCCAAATCCATTTGTTCGAATAACGTGGATTGACCATCCTTTGAGATATAACCATGGAAAGCTTTTTCAACGAATACCCCGGCGTCTGGCTTGTCTTGTACTTCACCTGTGCTGCGGTGGCGTATTTCCTCCCTACCATTATTGGTATCTGGCGCGATGCCAAGTGGGCAATGCCCGCAGCCTTGATCAACTTCTTCTTCGGATGGTCCGGTATCGGTTGGATCATCGCCCTGGTTATGGTGTTCATTGGGCGGCGCGGCCCACAAGCAGGCTTTCTGAACCGATGAGCCAGCTGATCCGCTCCATTTCAGTGGCCTCCCTGGTCGCCGACAGGCAGCGGCGAATTGAAGCCGCAAGGTCAGTTCAGGCCTCAGCCGACGCACGGGCTTTCGTGGAGTTCCTCACCGGCAACACCATGCACAGCGTCTCAGACCAGGAGCGGCTGGCCAGATACATCCAGGCCGAGGACCGCCGCTGGTGGGGAGTGTTCATCCAGGCCAGTGGTCTGTGGGATTTGTTTCCTCGCTCCGTGCGCGAGGACTGGCACAAGGCGCTGGGGTGGGGAGACTACAAGTACCGGCCCATTGAAGACTGCCCCGAGTTCACTGCCGACGCCGCCCTGGCTACGTTCGAAACGTATGTGGGACAACGCAGCCAGCTGCGAGCCTCCGCGATCCTTGACCTGTACCGCACTCTGTCCTGGGACCACGCCACGAACAAGCCAGCGTTGTTCGGCCGCAAGCTGATCTACAAGCACTTCGCCGACTACAAGGGTTTTACCTCCACCTACGGCAACAATGCCTTGGATGACTTGCTCCGCACC
The sequence above is a segment of the Luteimonas sp. MC1750 genome. Coding sequences within it:
- a CDS encoding superinfection immunity protein, whose product is MESFFNEYPGVWLVLYFTCAAVAYFLPTIIGIWRDAKWAMPAALINFFFGWSGIGWIIALVMVFIGRRGPQAGFLNR
- a CDS encoding DUF4942 domain-containing protein; protein product: MSQLIRSISVASLVADRQRRIEAARSVQASADARAFVEFLTGNTMHSVSDQERLARYIQAEDRRWWGVFIQASGLWDLFPRSVREDWHKALGWGDYKYRPIEDCPEFTADAALATFETYVGQRSQLRASAILDLYRTLSWDHATNKPALFGRKLIYKHFADYKGFTSTYGNNALDDLLRTLYRLDGRPEPSGSWHRADNATGYFEVRQFKNGNAHILIERGDLVDLLNAELAVICPGALPAPGKGKR